A region of Ornithorhynchus anatinus isolate Pmale09 chromosome 5, mOrnAna1.pri.v4, whole genome shotgun sequence DNA encodes the following proteins:
- the SCN1B gene encoding sodium channel subunit beta-1, with translation MTFKILCISCKRRSETVAETFTEWTFRQKGTEEFVKILRYENEVLQLEEDERFEGRVVWNGSRGGRDLQDLSIFITNVTYNHSGDYECHVYRLLFFDKLRVQHDITKRVHLEVVDKANRDTASIVSEIMMYVLIVVLTIWLAAEMVYCYKKIAAATEAAAQENASEYLAITSESKDNCTGVQVAE, from the exons ATGACGTTCAAGATCCTGTGCATCTCCTGCAAGCGGCGCAGCGAGACGGTGGCCGAGACCTTCACAGAGTGGACCTTCCGCCAGAAGGGGACGGAAGAGTTTGTCAAG ATTCTGCGCTACGAGAACGAGGTCCTGCAGTTGGAGGAGGATGAGCGGTTCGAGGGCCGCGTGGTCTGGAACGGAAGCCGCGGGGGCCGCGACCTGCAGGATTTATCCATCTTCATCACCAACGTCACCTACAACCACTCGGGCGACTACGAGTGCCACGTCTACCGCCTGCTGTTCTTCGACAAACTACGAGTTCAACACGACATCACCAAAAGGGTCCACCTGGAGGTGGTGGACAAAG ccAACAGGGACACGGCGTCCATCGTGTCGGAGATCATGATGTACGTGCTCATCGTCGTGTTGACCATCTGGCTGGCGGCCGAGATGGTGTATTGCTATAAGAAGATCGCCGCTGCCACTGAGGCTGCCGCTCAGGAGAATGC CTCGGAGTACCTAGCTATCACGTCGGAGAGCAAAGATAACTGCACAGGCGTGCAGGTGGCTGAATAG
- the PSMC4 gene encoding 26S proteasome regulatory subunit 6B, with protein sequence MEEIGILVEKTQDEAPALAVSRPHTALSFLGPEPEDLEDLYSRYKKLQQELEFLEVQEEYIKDEQKNLKKEFLHAQEEVKRIQSIPLVIGQFLEAVDQNTAIVGSTTGSNYYVRILSTIDRELLKPNASVALHKHSNALVDVLPPEADSSIMMLTSDQKPDVMYADIGGMDIQKQEVREAVELPLTHFELYKQIGIDPPRGVLMYGPPGCGKTMLAKAVAHHTTAAFIRVVGSEFVQKYLGEGPRMVRDVFRLAKENAPAIIFIDEIDAIATKRFDAQTGADREVQRILLELLNQMDGFDQNVNVKVIMATNRADTLDPALLRPGRLDRKIEFPLPDRRQKRLIFSTITSKMNLSEEVDLEDYVARPDKISGADINSICQEGGMLAVRENRYIVLAKDFEKAYKTVIKKDEQEHEFYK encoded by the exons ATGGAGGAGATCGGCATCCTGGTGGAGAAGACGCAG GATGAAGCCCCCGCCCTGGCCGTGTCCCGACCCCACACGGCCCTGTCCTTCCTGGGCCCGGAACCCGAGGACCTGGAGGACCTGTACAGCCGCTACAAG AAGCTACAACAGGAGCTGGAGTTTTTGGAGGTGCAGGAGGAGTACATCAAAGATGAGCAGAAGAACCTGAAGAAGGAGTTTCTCCACGCTCAGGAGGAGGTGAAGCGGATCCAGAGCATCCCGCTGGTCATCGGCCAGTTCCTGGAGGCCGTGGACCAGAACACGGCCATCGTGGGCTCCACCACcg GCTCCAACTACTACGTGCGGATCCTGAGCACTATCGACCGGGAGCTGCTGAAACCCAACGCTTCGGTCGCCCTGCACAAGCACAGCAATGCGCTGGTGGATGTGCTGCCTCCCGAGGCCGACAGCAGCATCATGATGCTGACCTCAG ACCAGAAGCCAGATGTGATGTATGCGGACATTGGCGGGATGGACATTCAGAAGCAGGAGGTGCGGGAGGCCGTGGAGCTGCCCCTGACTCATTTTGAACTGTACAAGCAG ATTGGGATCGATCCCCCCCGAGGGGTGCTGATGTACGGCCCCCCGGGCTGTGGCAAGACGATGTTGGCCAAGGCCGTGGCCCATCACACTACAG CGGCGTTCATCCGAGTGGTGGGCTCCGAGTTCGTCCAGAAGTACCTGGGCGAGGGTCCTCGCATGGTAAGGGATGTGTTCCGCCTCGCCAAAGAGAACGCCCCCGCGATCATCTTCATTGACGAGATCGATGCCATCGCCACCAAGAGATTCGATGCCCAGACTGGGG CTGACCGTGAGGTTCAGAGGATTCTCCTGGAGCTGCTCAACCAGATGGATGGATTCGACCAGAATGTCAATGTCAAG GTGATCATGGCCACGAACCGGGCCGACACGCTGGATCCCGCCCTGCTGCGGCCCGGCCGCTTGGACCGCAAGATTGAATTCCCCCTGCCGGACCGGCGGCAGAAGCGCCTCATATTCTCCACCATCACCAGCAAGATGAACCTGTCTGAGGAGGTCGACCTAGAGGACT ATGTTGCTCGACCGGACAAGATCTCAGGAGCCGACATCAACTCCATCTGCCAGGAG GGTGGCATGCTGGCCGTGCGTGAGAACCGCTACATCGTCCTGGCCAAGGACTTCGAGAAGGCATACAAGACGGTCATCAAGAAAGACGAGCAGGAGCATGAGTTTTACAAGTGA